A single window of Canis lupus familiaris isolate Mischka breed German Shepherd chromosome 7, alternate assembly UU_Cfam_GSD_1.0, whole genome shotgun sequence DNA harbors:
- the LOC612059 gene encoding SLAM family member 9-like isoform X1 has protein sequence MDPAGRQPAMGPCSGDPQLGGASWLLGLTSLLLSVCSTGTQGSAAHGSGVEDSGNPVSLKGMQGASVLFQVLRNPDLPAGVELEKMTWGISSGANYTTLLQVSPGARDPEWVNFQDKFQKRVRVLNITTLRMNNLTLEDTGLYRARGFYSRGRQYDQDFHLTVYEPLPLPQIWAKDRFITPGWCNVTVKCDTMGTREDLTLSWERKRLPRELEQRVAPGPAPNPWTLALSLPLSQPSASLTCVLSNQEDQKTVTLDLGDICGHADPQGQADASQLPSILGTVVVLLLILGAGLFLWRTRVKKSLEPGRGAGSQEEHRDPDSGIYYAELSQQGSGDSRDKGRGAAHLEGNKPLTTVYSEVRRAGVALMRI, from the exons ATGGATCCAGCAGGGAGGCAGCCTGCCATGGGCCCCTGCTCAGGGGACCCCCAACTGGGCGgggcctcctggctcctgggaCTCACCAGCCTCCTCCTCA GCGTCTGCAGCACTGGCACCCAGGGTTCTGCAGCCCATGGTTCTGGAGTTGAGGATTCTGGAAACCCCGTTTCCCTGAAGGGGATGCAAGGAGCTTCTGTGTTGTTTCAAGTGCTCAGAAACCCAGACTTGCCTGCAGGAGTCGAGCTGGAGAAGATGACCTGGGGGATCTCCTCCGGGGCAAACTACACAACCCTGCTGCAGGTCTCCCCTGGGGCACGCGATCCAGAATGGGTCAACTTCCAGGACAAGTTCCAGAAGAGGGTCCGTGTGCTCAACATTACGACCCTGAGGATGAACAACCTGACCCTGGAGGACACTGGGCTGTACCGGGCTCGGGGCTTCTACTCCAGAGGAAGACAATACGACCAGGATTTCCACCTGACTGTGTATG agcccctgccccttccccagatCTGGGCCAAGGATCGGTTCATCACCCCAGGCTGGTGCAATGTCACCGTGAAGTGTGACACCATGGGAACCAGGGAGGACCTGACcctgtcctgggagaggaagagactccCCAGGGAACTGGAACAACGAGTGGCCCCAGGACCAGCTCCCAACCCCTGGACCCTGGCTCTGAGCCTGCCCCTCAGCCAGCCCAGCGCCAGCCTCACCTGTGTGCTCAGCAACCAAGAGGACCAGAAAACTGTCACCTTGGACCTTGGGGACATCTGTGGTCATG CAGATCCACAGGGACAGGCTGATGCCTCCCAACTACCCAGCATCCTGGGGACTGTTGTGGTCCTGCTGCTGATCCTGGGAGCTGGACTGTTCCTCTGGAGGACACGAGTGAAGaagagcctggagcctgggagag GTGCAGGGTCGCAGGAGGAGCATAGGGATCCCGATAGTGGCATCTACTATGCAGAGCTGAGCCAGCAGGGGTCTGGAGACAGCAGGGACAAG GGTAGAGGTGCAGCACATCTGGAAGGGAACAAGCCTCTCACTACTGTCTACAGTGAGGTCCGCAGGGCAGGCGTGGCCCTGATGAGGATTTAA
- the LOC612059 gene encoding SLAM family member 9-like isoform X6: protein MQGASVLFQVLRNPDLPAGVELEKMTWGISSGANYTTLLQVSPGARDPEWVNFQDKFQKRVRVLNITTLRMNNLTLEDTGLYRARGFYSRGRQYDQDFHLTVYEPLPLPQIWAKDRFITPGWCNVTVKCDTMGTREDLTLSWERKRLPRELEQRVAPGPAPNPWTLALSLPLSQPSASLTCVLSNQEDQKTVTLDLGDICGHADPQGQADASQLPSILGTVVVLLLILGAGLFLWRTRVKKSLEPGRGAGSQEEHRDPDSGIYYAELSQQGSGDSRDKGRGAAHLEGNKPLTTVYSEVRRAGVALMRI from the exons ATGCAAGGAGCTTCTGTGTTGTTTCAAGTGCTCAGAAACCCAGACTTGCCTGCAGGAGTCGAGCTGGAGAAGATGACCTGGGGGATCTCCTCCGGGGCAAACTACACAACCCTGCTGCAGGTCTCCCCTGGGGCACGCGATCCAGAATGGGTCAACTTCCAGGACAAGTTCCAGAAGAGGGTCCGTGTGCTCAACATTACGACCCTGAGGATGAACAACCTGACCCTGGAGGACACTGGGCTGTACCGGGCTCGGGGCTTCTACTCCAGAGGAAGACAATACGACCAGGATTTCCACCTGACTGTGTATG agcccctgccccttccccagatCTGGGCCAAGGATCGGTTCATCACCCCAGGCTGGTGCAATGTCACCGTGAAGTGTGACACCATGGGAACCAGGGAGGACCTGACcctgtcctgggagaggaagagactccCCAGGGAACTGGAACAACGAGTGGCCCCAGGACCAGCTCCCAACCCCTGGACCCTGGCTCTGAGCCTGCCCCTCAGCCAGCCCAGCGCCAGCCTCACCTGTGTGCTCAGCAACCAAGAGGACCAGAAAACTGTCACCTTGGACCTTGGGGACATCTGTGGTCATG CAGATCCACAGGGACAGGCTGATGCCTCCCAACTACCCAGCATCCTGGGGACTGTTGTGGTCCTGCTGCTGATCCTGGGAGCTGGACTGTTCCTCTGGAGGACACGAGTGAAGaagagcctggagcctgggagag GTGCAGGGTCGCAGGAGGAGCATAGGGATCCCGATAGTGGCATCTACTATGCAGAGCTGAGCCAGCAGGGGTCTGGAGACAGCAGGGACAAG GGTAGAGGTGCAGCACATCTGGAAGGGAACAAGCCTCTCACTACTGTCTACAGTGAGGTCCGCAGGGCAGGCGTGGCCCTGATGAGGATTTAA
- the LOC612059 gene encoding SLAM family member 9-like isoform X4 translates to MDPAGRQPAMGPCSGDPQLGGASWLLGLTSLLLSVCSTGTQGSAAHGSGVEDSGNPVSLKGMQGASVLFQVLRNPDLPAGVELEKMTWGISSGANYTTLLQVSPGARDPEWVNFQDKFQKRVRVLNITTLRMNNLTLEDTGLYRARGFYSRGRQYDQDFHLTVYEPLPLPQIWAKDRFITPGWCNVTVKCDTMGTREDLTLSWERKRLPRELEQRVAPGPAPNPWTLALSLPLSQPSASLTCVLSNQEDQKTVTLDLGDICGHADPQGQADASQLPSILGTVVVLLLILGAGLFLWRTRVKKSLEPGRGAGSQEEHRDPDSGIYYAELSQQGSGDSRDKRCSTSGREQASHYCLQ, encoded by the exons ATGGATCCAGCAGGGAGGCAGCCTGCCATGGGCCCCTGCTCAGGGGACCCCCAACTGGGCGgggcctcctggctcctgggaCTCACCAGCCTCCTCCTCA GCGTCTGCAGCACTGGCACCCAGGGTTCTGCAGCCCATGGTTCTGGAGTTGAGGATTCTGGAAACCCCGTTTCCCTGAAGGGGATGCAAGGAGCTTCTGTGTTGTTTCAAGTGCTCAGAAACCCAGACTTGCCTGCAGGAGTCGAGCTGGAGAAGATGACCTGGGGGATCTCCTCCGGGGCAAACTACACAACCCTGCTGCAGGTCTCCCCTGGGGCACGCGATCCAGAATGGGTCAACTTCCAGGACAAGTTCCAGAAGAGGGTCCGTGTGCTCAACATTACGACCCTGAGGATGAACAACCTGACCCTGGAGGACACTGGGCTGTACCGGGCTCGGGGCTTCTACTCCAGAGGAAGACAATACGACCAGGATTTCCACCTGACTGTGTATG agcccctgccccttccccagatCTGGGCCAAGGATCGGTTCATCACCCCAGGCTGGTGCAATGTCACCGTGAAGTGTGACACCATGGGAACCAGGGAGGACCTGACcctgtcctgggagaggaagagactccCCAGGGAACTGGAACAACGAGTGGCCCCAGGACCAGCTCCCAACCCCTGGACCCTGGCTCTGAGCCTGCCCCTCAGCCAGCCCAGCGCCAGCCTCACCTGTGTGCTCAGCAACCAAGAGGACCAGAAAACTGTCACCTTGGACCTTGGGGACATCTGTGGTCATG CAGATCCACAGGGACAGGCTGATGCCTCCCAACTACCCAGCATCCTGGGGACTGTTGTGGTCCTGCTGCTGATCCTGGGAGCTGGACTGTTCCTCTGGAGGACACGAGTGAAGaagagcctggagcctgggagag GTGCAGGGTCGCAGGAGGAGCATAGGGATCCCGATAGTGGCATCTACTATGCAGAGCTGAGCCAGCAGGGGTCTGGAGACAGCAGGGACAAG AGGTGCAGCACATCTGGAAGGGAACAAGCCTCTCACTACTGTCTACAGTGA
- the LOC612059 gene encoding SLAM family member 9-like isoform X7 gives MDPAGRQPAMGPCSGDPQLGGASWLLGLTSLLLSVCSTGTQGSAAHGSGVEDSGNPVSLKGMQGASVLFQVLRNPDLPAGVELEKMTWGISSGANYTTLLQVSPGARDPEWVNFQDKFQKRVRVLNITTLRMNNLTLEDTGLYRARGFYSRGRQYDQDFHLTVYEPLPLPQIWAKDRFITPGWCNVTVKCDTMGTREDLTLSWERKRLPRELEQRVAPGPAPNPWTLALSLPLSQPSASLTCVLSNQEDQKTVTLDLGDICGHG, from the exons ATGGATCCAGCAGGGAGGCAGCCTGCCATGGGCCCCTGCTCAGGGGACCCCCAACTGGGCGgggcctcctggctcctgggaCTCACCAGCCTCCTCCTCA GCGTCTGCAGCACTGGCACCCAGGGTTCTGCAGCCCATGGTTCTGGAGTTGAGGATTCTGGAAACCCCGTTTCCCTGAAGGGGATGCAAGGAGCTTCTGTGTTGTTTCAAGTGCTCAGAAACCCAGACTTGCCTGCAGGAGTCGAGCTGGAGAAGATGACCTGGGGGATCTCCTCCGGGGCAAACTACACAACCCTGCTGCAGGTCTCCCCTGGGGCACGCGATCCAGAATGGGTCAACTTCCAGGACAAGTTCCAGAAGAGGGTCCGTGTGCTCAACATTACGACCCTGAGGATGAACAACCTGACCCTGGAGGACACTGGGCTGTACCGGGCTCGGGGCTTCTACTCCAGAGGAAGACAATACGACCAGGATTTCCACCTGACTGTGTATG agcccctgccccttccccagatCTGGGCCAAGGATCGGTTCATCACCCCAGGCTGGTGCAATGTCACCGTGAAGTGTGACACCATGGGAACCAGGGAGGACCTGACcctgtcctgggagaggaagagactccCCAGGGAACTGGAACAACGAGTGGCCCCAGGACCAGCTCCCAACCCCTGGACCCTGGCTCTGAGCCTGCCCCTCAGCCAGCCCAGCGCCAGCCTCACCTGTGTGCTCAGCAACCAAGAGGACCAGAAAACTGTCACCTTGGACCTTGGGGACATCTGTGGTCATG GGTAG
- the LOC612059 gene encoding SLAM family member 9-like isoform X2, whose protein sequence is MDPAGRQPAMGPCSGDPQLGGASWLLGLTSLLLSVCSTGTQGSAAHGSGVEDSGNPVSLKGMQGASVLFQVLRNPDLPAGVELEKMTWGISSGANYTTLLQVSPGARDPEWVNFQDKFQKRVRVLNITTLRMNNLTLEDTGLYRARGFYSRGRQYDQDFHLTVYEPLPLPQIWAKDRFITPGWCNVTVKCDTMGTREDLTLSWERKRLPRELEQRVAPGPAPNPWTLALSLPLSQPSASLTCVLSNQEDQKTVTLDLGDICGHDPQGQADASQLPSILGTVVVLLLILGAGLFLWRTRVKKSLEPGRGAGSQEEHRDPDSGIYYAELSQQGSGDSRDKGRGAAHLEGNKPLTTVYSEVRRAGVALMRI, encoded by the exons ATGGATCCAGCAGGGAGGCAGCCTGCCATGGGCCCCTGCTCAGGGGACCCCCAACTGGGCGgggcctcctggctcctgggaCTCACCAGCCTCCTCCTCA GCGTCTGCAGCACTGGCACCCAGGGTTCTGCAGCCCATGGTTCTGGAGTTGAGGATTCTGGAAACCCCGTTTCCCTGAAGGGGATGCAAGGAGCTTCTGTGTTGTTTCAAGTGCTCAGAAACCCAGACTTGCCTGCAGGAGTCGAGCTGGAGAAGATGACCTGGGGGATCTCCTCCGGGGCAAACTACACAACCCTGCTGCAGGTCTCCCCTGGGGCACGCGATCCAGAATGGGTCAACTTCCAGGACAAGTTCCAGAAGAGGGTCCGTGTGCTCAACATTACGACCCTGAGGATGAACAACCTGACCCTGGAGGACACTGGGCTGTACCGGGCTCGGGGCTTCTACTCCAGAGGAAGACAATACGACCAGGATTTCCACCTGACTGTGTATG agcccctgccccttccccagatCTGGGCCAAGGATCGGTTCATCACCCCAGGCTGGTGCAATGTCACCGTGAAGTGTGACACCATGGGAACCAGGGAGGACCTGACcctgtcctgggagaggaagagactccCCAGGGAACTGGAACAACGAGTGGCCCCAGGACCAGCTCCCAACCCCTGGACCCTGGCTCTGAGCCTGCCCCTCAGCCAGCCCAGCGCCAGCCTCACCTGTGTGCTCAGCAACCAAGAGGACCAGAAAACTGTCACCTTGGACCTTGGGGACATCTGTGGTCATG ATCCACAGGGACAGGCTGATGCCTCCCAACTACCCAGCATCCTGGGGACTGTTGTGGTCCTGCTGCTGATCCTGGGAGCTGGACTGTTCCTCTGGAGGACACGAGTGAAGaagagcctggagcctgggagag GTGCAGGGTCGCAGGAGGAGCATAGGGATCCCGATAGTGGCATCTACTATGCAGAGCTGAGCCAGCAGGGGTCTGGAGACAGCAGGGACAAG GGTAGAGGTGCAGCACATCTGGAAGGGAACAAGCCTCTCACTACTGTCTACAGTGAGGTCCGCAGGGCAGGCGTGGCCCTGATGAGGATTTAA
- the LOC612059 gene encoding SLAM family member 9-like isoform X3 — protein MDPAGRQPAMGPCSGDPQLGGASWLLGLTSLLLSVCSTGTQGSAAHGSGVEDSGNPVSLKGMQGASVLFQVLRNPDLPAGVELEKMTWGISSGANYTTLLQVSPGARDPEWVNFQDKFQKRVRVLNITTLRMNNLTLEDTGLYRARGFYSRGRQYDQDFHLTVYEPLPLPQIWAKDRFITPGWCNVTVKCDTMGTREDLTLSWERKRLPRELEQRVAPGPAPNPWTLALSLPLSQPSASLTCVLSNQEDQKTVTLDLGDICGHADPQGQADASQLPSILGTVVVLLLILGAGLFLWRTRVKKSLEPGRGSQEEHRDPDSGIYYAELSQQGSGDSRDKGRGAAHLEGNKPLTTVYSEVRRAGVALMRI, from the exons ATGGATCCAGCAGGGAGGCAGCCTGCCATGGGCCCCTGCTCAGGGGACCCCCAACTGGGCGgggcctcctggctcctgggaCTCACCAGCCTCCTCCTCA GCGTCTGCAGCACTGGCACCCAGGGTTCTGCAGCCCATGGTTCTGGAGTTGAGGATTCTGGAAACCCCGTTTCCCTGAAGGGGATGCAAGGAGCTTCTGTGTTGTTTCAAGTGCTCAGAAACCCAGACTTGCCTGCAGGAGTCGAGCTGGAGAAGATGACCTGGGGGATCTCCTCCGGGGCAAACTACACAACCCTGCTGCAGGTCTCCCCTGGGGCACGCGATCCAGAATGGGTCAACTTCCAGGACAAGTTCCAGAAGAGGGTCCGTGTGCTCAACATTACGACCCTGAGGATGAACAACCTGACCCTGGAGGACACTGGGCTGTACCGGGCTCGGGGCTTCTACTCCAGAGGAAGACAATACGACCAGGATTTCCACCTGACTGTGTATG agcccctgccccttccccagatCTGGGCCAAGGATCGGTTCATCACCCCAGGCTGGTGCAATGTCACCGTGAAGTGTGACACCATGGGAACCAGGGAGGACCTGACcctgtcctgggagaggaagagactccCCAGGGAACTGGAACAACGAGTGGCCCCAGGACCAGCTCCCAACCCCTGGACCCTGGCTCTGAGCCTGCCCCTCAGCCAGCCCAGCGCCAGCCTCACCTGTGTGCTCAGCAACCAAGAGGACCAGAAAACTGTCACCTTGGACCTTGGGGACATCTGTGGTCATG CAGATCCACAGGGACAGGCTGATGCCTCCCAACTACCCAGCATCCTGGGGACTGTTGTGGTCCTGCTGCTGATCCTGGGAGCTGGACTGTTCCTCTGGAGGACACGAGTGAAGaagagcctggagcctgggagag GGTCGCAGGAGGAGCATAGGGATCCCGATAGTGGCATCTACTATGCAGAGCTGAGCCAGCAGGGGTCTGGAGACAGCAGGGACAAG GGTAGAGGTGCAGCACATCTGGAAGGGAACAAGCCTCTCACTACTGTCTACAGTGAGGTCCGCAGGGCAGGCGTGGCCCTGATGAGGATTTAA
- the LOC612059 gene encoding SLAM family member 9-like isoform X5, whose translation MDPAGRQPAMGPCSGDPQLGGASWLLGLTSLLLSVCSTGTQGSAAHGSGVEDSGNPVSLKGMQGASVLFQVLRNPDLPAGVELEKMTWGISSGANYTTLLQVSPGARDPEWVNFQDKFQKRVRVLNITTLRMNNLTLEDTGLYRARGFYSRGRQYDQDFHLTVYEPLPLPQIWAKDRFITPGWCNVTVKCDTMGTREDLTLSWERKRLPRELEQRVAPGPAPNPWTLALSLPLSQPSASLTCVLSNQEDQKTVTLDLGDICGHADPQGQADASQLPSILGTVVVLLLILGAGLFLWRTRVKKSLEPGRGSQEEHRDPDSGIYYAELSQQGSGDSRDKRCSTSGREQASHYCLQ comes from the exons ATGGATCCAGCAGGGAGGCAGCCTGCCATGGGCCCCTGCTCAGGGGACCCCCAACTGGGCGgggcctcctggctcctgggaCTCACCAGCCTCCTCCTCA GCGTCTGCAGCACTGGCACCCAGGGTTCTGCAGCCCATGGTTCTGGAGTTGAGGATTCTGGAAACCCCGTTTCCCTGAAGGGGATGCAAGGAGCTTCTGTGTTGTTTCAAGTGCTCAGAAACCCAGACTTGCCTGCAGGAGTCGAGCTGGAGAAGATGACCTGGGGGATCTCCTCCGGGGCAAACTACACAACCCTGCTGCAGGTCTCCCCTGGGGCACGCGATCCAGAATGGGTCAACTTCCAGGACAAGTTCCAGAAGAGGGTCCGTGTGCTCAACATTACGACCCTGAGGATGAACAACCTGACCCTGGAGGACACTGGGCTGTACCGGGCTCGGGGCTTCTACTCCAGAGGAAGACAATACGACCAGGATTTCCACCTGACTGTGTATG agcccctgccccttccccagatCTGGGCCAAGGATCGGTTCATCACCCCAGGCTGGTGCAATGTCACCGTGAAGTGTGACACCATGGGAACCAGGGAGGACCTGACcctgtcctgggagaggaagagactccCCAGGGAACTGGAACAACGAGTGGCCCCAGGACCAGCTCCCAACCCCTGGACCCTGGCTCTGAGCCTGCCCCTCAGCCAGCCCAGCGCCAGCCTCACCTGTGTGCTCAGCAACCAAGAGGACCAGAAAACTGTCACCTTGGACCTTGGGGACATCTGTGGTCATG CAGATCCACAGGGACAGGCTGATGCCTCCCAACTACCCAGCATCCTGGGGACTGTTGTGGTCCTGCTGCTGATCCTGGGAGCTGGACTGTTCCTCTGGAGGACACGAGTGAAGaagagcctggagcctgggagag GGTCGCAGGAGGAGCATAGGGATCCCGATAGTGGCATCTACTATGCAGAGCTGAGCCAGCAGGGGTCTGGAGACAGCAGGGACAAG AGGTGCAGCACATCTGGAAGGGAACAAGCCTCTCACTACTGTCTACAGTGA